The DNA segment ACGGTGCAGGCGAGCTCGGGCTTCATGAACGTGACCGGCTACCCCGACCGCAGCGGCGTCAAGACGCCCGCAACCTTCATCGACATGGGCACCGGCAGCCACCTCGCAAGCGGCATCCTCGCCGCGCTCTACCATCGCGAGCGCAGCGGGCGCGGGCAGAAGGTCGAGGTCGCGATGCTCGACGTGTGCGTCCCGGCGCTGACCGGGCTAATCGCCGACCATTTGCAGGGACGTGCGCTCGAGCGCCTGGGCAATCGCCATCGCAACGCCTGCCCCTCCGACGTCTATCCCGCGGCCGACGGCGAGGTACTGATCTTCTGCCTCAACGAGACGCACTGGCGCACGATCGCGCGGCTGATGGGGCGTGCGGAACTGATCGACGCGCCGCGCTTCAAGGACCATGCGACGCGGCTCGCCAACGTCGGCGAGGTCGACACGTTGGTCACCCAGTGGACACGCACGCATCGGCGCGACGAGCTCATCGCGACGCTCATCGAGCAGGGCGTTCCCTGCGCGCCGGTGCGCTCGATCCCAGAGGTCGTCGCCGACCCGGAGCTCGCGCGGCGCGGGATGCTGATGGAGAGCGAATTTCCCACCCGCGGCGCGATCAAGGTCGCGGGCTCGCCGGTCAAGCTCTCCGATGCCACGCCGCCCGCGCGTCCGACGCGCCGCCCGCCGGTGCTCGGCGAGCACACCGCCGAGGTCCTGGCGGCGATCGGAATCGGGGCCGAGGAGCTCGAGCGGCTGCGCGCCGACGGCGTGGTCTGAGCCGGCGCGCGGCAATGTTTCACGTGAATCCACATGTTTCGCATCATTCTCCACAGGAGTTTTCGGAACGGTTATTGACGCGCCGACGAAAATCGCGCGCCGATGATTGTGCGGTCAAAACGATCGGCGCGGCGAGCGGCGGCGCGTGAGTTTTCACCGCTATTAAACCGACAGCGGGAAAACCCGTCAGCCTTTCGTAGCGCGGCCGGCCCGCGTGCGCTAAGAGGGCTTTATGAGCGCGCATAAGGGCGCCTCGCGATCGGCGGAGCGTCCGCTGTTCGAGCTCGGGCCGCCGATCGTCGAGCGAGCTTCGCTGGAGCCCGCCCCCAGTGCGGACGCGGTCGAGTTCTACTTTCTTACCGCGGCCGCGCAGCGCGCGTGGGCAGCGATAAGCGCGGCGCGCGCGCGCGGCGCCCGTGCGCTCTTCTGGATCGGCGGGCCTCCGGGCTCGGGCAAGACGCACTTCCTCAATTACGTCCTCGCGCTTGAGGAACGGGCGGGCGCGGAGGCCGGGCGGCGCGCGGTTATTCGTGTCGATGCCGGCGGATGCGCGTGGACGGAGGGCGTCGAGCAGCGGTTGCTCGGCGAGTTCGAGCGGGTGCTCGGCGTCGCCGGCGGCCAGAGCGCGCTGTGGCGCAGGATGCGCGGCGCGCAAGCGCTCGAGGTCGCGCTTGCGCACGCCCGCCGCATCGGGGTGCGCGCGCTCCATCTGGCGCTCGACTTGGGCGGCGCGCCGCTCGCCGGCGCGCGCGACTGCATCGCTGAGCTTGCGCGGACGAGCGCGCCGCGCGAAATCCAGATCGCCGTGTTCGTCGCCGCGCGCGGGGACCAACCGCCTGCAGACGCGCTCGCGCTCGACGTCGCTCCGAACGGCGAGCGGGAGCTGATGCTGGCGGCGCTGGCGCGCGCGCGCCGAGTGCTCGACACGGAGGCGGCGGCCGCGCTTTATCGGGCGGTTGACACGGACGGCTTCGAGCCGCGCTCGATCTTCCCGTTCCATCCGCTGGCCCTGCGCGCGCTGCTCGCCACCGCCGGTGATCCGCCAGCGATTCCCGCGCTGGCCGGCCTGATCGCCGAAGTACTCGACCATTGGGGGCCGTCGGCAGGCTGCTACAGCCGACCGCTTATGGACGTTGACCTGTTGCGGGTTGCCGCCGTCGCGCGCCGCGTCGCCGAACGGCTGGGCGAAAGCGGGCGCGCGGCGCTCGCAACCGCTTACCGCGCCGCCGACGCGCATGAAGATCGGGCGGCCGCCCGCGTGGCGGTCGAAACGCTGATGCTCGAGGCGCTGGCCGGCGCGCCTGCGCTGTCGGTCCGCGGGTTGCGCACGCGCGCGCTCGCCGTGTCCGGGGGCGTCGCGGCCGATCGCGTGGCGGGCGGCCGCAACGCGACGGAGCGGATGCTCGCTGCGCTCGCAACGCGCAGCGCCGGCGTGATCATCTTCGACGGCCGCGCGGCGCGCTTCGACGCGCGTGCCGCGGACGCGGCGCAGCTTGCGCGGTTCAACGCCGCGCTCGCGCTGGCCCGACGCTTCGACGCGACGCTGGCCGAGGCGCGCGAGCCGGCCGAGGTGCCCGAGCGGCTCCGCCGGCTGGACGACGCGATGCGCGCGGCGGCAGAAGAGGCGCGCCGCGTGGGCGTCGCATTCGAGGCCGCCGCGCGAGAGACGCGCGGGACGCGGGCGCCGCTAACCGCCGAGCATCGGCGGGCGTTGGAGGAGTTCGTCGCGCTCGCCGAAGGCGGGGCGCACGCGCTGATTCGGATTGGCGCCGACGCCGCGCGTTGCGAGCACGCGATGCGCACGGTTGCCGGCTACGAGGACCTTGCAATAGCGGCCGCGGCGGCGGCGCGGATGCGCGCGATGGGCGAGTTTCTGCGCGACACCGGGCTCAGGCCCGACCTCGCGGGCGACGATTGTGCGGGCGAGGGCGCGGGCGCGCCGTTGGTGGTCGAATGTCAGCTTCTGCTCGCGGCACTGGAGGCGGGCGTGATGCCCGACGCGCGGCGGCGCTTCGAGGCGCTCGAGGCGCGCTTCGAGAAATTCCGATGGACGTATCTGGCGGTTTACCGCGCGGCGCATGAGCGATGGCGGCGCGAGGGCGAGCGCCTCGGCGCGCAACTGCGCGACCTGCGCGAGCATCTCGCCGCGTTCGCCCGCCTCGACTCGATCGCGGCGCTGGGGCCGCCCGAAGGCGCGGAATTCGGCGTGCGCGCCGAGCATCTGGCGCGCCGGATCGCGCGATGCGATGAGGACGAGTCGGCGGGGCCGCAGGCGGCGCGATGCGCGCGATGCAGATTCGTACTCGGCACGGCGCTGCCCGCGCGTGAACTCGACGAGCTGTTCGAGCAGGTAAGACGCGCGCTCGGGCGCCGGCTGGCGGCGCTCTCGCACGGCGCGATCGCGCGCCTTATCCGGCTGCACGACCGGGGCCATCGGCTCGACGGCTTTCTCAAGATCATCCAGGCCGCGCATACCGAGGCGCTCGTGCGTGTGCTCGACGACGAGCTTGCAGCCTACCTTGCGCGGCTGCTCGAAGAGGCACAGGACGAGACGCGATCAGCGTCCGGGGCGCGCGCCGCCGCCGAAACCGACGCGGAGGCGGCGGGAATCAAGCGTATCGGCCGGGCGCGGCCGACGGACTGAAGGGGCGGCGATCAGCCGGCGCCGGGAGCTGCCTCGGGCGGGCGCTTGCTCGCACGGCTGGGCGGAAAGGCGCTTACGTTTCTACGCCGGCGCGGCTTGACGTTGAGCCGATCGAGCAGAGCGAAAAAGGCGTCGCGCACGATCTCCATCAGCCACAACAGCGCGAGTCCCAATGCCACACCGACGCCGTTGAACACCTCGCCAATGTATTCGCCGCGCGACATCCGCTCGGGCTCGAACGGCTCCTGAAAATCAGCAGACGGTTCCTGGCTCACGCTCTCAACCTATGGGCGCACGCGCGAAGGCGCAAGCGCGGCTCCCGCTTCGGCCTTCGCGATCTCAGGCGCCGGGCGCGCTTTCCGCCGTGACCTTGACGTTGTCGAAGCTCACGCGCGAGTCATTCTGCGACCACACGCCGATGCGCCCCTTGGCCAGCCCGCTGTCCTGCGCCTCGAAAAGCTGCTTGCCGTTGAGGTAGGCGCTGAAATGATCTCCGCGCGCGTCAAGCCGCAGCGCGTACCAGCGGCCGCGTTCGAGCTCCGCCGGCGCCTCTTTGATCAAGGTGAGACGGCCGCCGCTCATCCGATACAACGCGACGTAGTCTTTCGGGCATGCGGCGGCGAGCACATAGTAGTCCTGAGGATCGGTGTAGCGCACAACAAGGCCGGCGTAGCTGCCCCAGGCGCCGCCCCACGGTTTGATGTCAGCCTGGAGTGAGAGATCGGAATACTCGGTCGAGTCCTTGGGGATCGCCAGCAGATAGGTGTCGCTGAAAAACGAATCGATCCAGAGCATCACCGCCTTGGTGCGCGGCAGGCCGTAACCCGGCAGGCTGAGCGTGTTGGGCAGGCTGGGCGCGTGCATGTCGAGCAGCACCTTCCAGTTGCCCGACACCGCGGTCCAGTCGCCCGGCATCAGGTAGCCGCGGTCGTGGTCGAAGCTCCAGCTCTTCGAGGCGCCGGGCGCGCCGCTGTCGGTGGTTGTCGCCGCCTTCACGATCGCGGTCGAGCCGCGGGTCTCACCGGCGACGCTGGTCGTGTCGCCGGCCGTGATCGCCAACACAAACGTCAGAACCGCAAGCAACAGGGTACGGCCCAACGCACTTCGATTACTCATCTCCGCCACCTGCACAGGTCCGAATCTGTGATGTTCCGGAAATAGGGACTGCGCCAGAACGTCGGGAGCATATTTTGTGATTGTGGCGCGTGCTGTCAAGGACGCAGCTCAATCTTCGCTTTTTATTCGACTAGTCACAACCAAATATAATTTCGCGTGCTGACAGGCTGCCGAACACGGATTCACTTGACTCTAGTGGGAGCGAGTGGGATGTTGTGGTGGTCTAGGGAGTCATGCGGTGTTCGGGGGACGATTCGACCATACAATCGACGATAAGGGTCGTGTCAGCATCCCGGCGCAGGTGCGCGAGGCGCTCGCCCGTGACAACCAGGAGACGGTTTTCGTCACCAACTGGGTTGCCGAACACCAGCGCTGCCTTGCGGTCTTTCCGCCCGCCAACTGGACGAAGCTGGTAGGCAAGGCCAGCCAGCGCGCCAGCCTGGAGTCGAGCATGCAGGCCTTCCAGATGTTCTTCATCGGCGGCGCCCACGAAGTGCAGGTCGATCGTCAAGGCAGAATACTGATTCCGCCACGGCTGCGCGAGTATGCCCATCTTGGACGCGACGTAACCTTCAGCGCGATGCTCGACCATTTTCAGCTCTGGGACAAAAGCGTGCTGACGGAGGTGCTGGGAAAGGTCGAGCGGCAGTTCCTGGAGGACTCGGAGCTGATCGGGAAGCTCAACCTGTAGGGTGGTGATGGGGCTGGCTGCGGAATCTCACCCGGGGACCGACCGGCTGCATGTGCCGGTGATGCTGTCCGAGGTGCGGGCGCTGCTCTGCGACCGTCCGCGCCAGCTCGTGGTTGACGCCACTGTCGGCACTGGCGGACATGCCGAGGCGCTGCTGGAGGCGGGGGCAGGCGGCACGCTGATCGGGATGGATCGGGACCCGCGCGCGCTGGAGGTGGCCGGCACGCGGCTCGGGCGCTTCGGCGCGCGCGTGATCCTGCGCCAGGCCGACTTCGCCGAGGTCGAGCGCGTGCTCGGCGAGGCCGGCTTCGCCGCCGCCGACGCGATCTTCGCCGACCTTGGGATGAGTTCGTATGCGCTCGACGATCCGGCGCGCGGCTTCAGCTTTCGTTTCGAGGGTCCGCTCGACATGCGGATGGACCCGCGGGGCGAGCTGCGCGCCTACGACCTGGTCAACGAGGAAGGGGAGGACGAGCTCGCGCGCATCATCCGCGAGTTCGGCGAGGAGCGCGCGGCGCGGCGGATCGCGCGCGCGATCGTCGAGGCGCGCCGGCGCCGGCCGCTGGAAACCACGACCGAGTTGCGTGCGCTGATCGAGCGCGCTGCCGGCGGCCGCCGCCATCGCGCGATTCATCCGGCGACGCGCACCTTCCAGGCCCTGCGTATCGCGGTCAACCACGAACTCGAAAGCCTCCGCGTGTTTCTCGACCGCGCGCCCGGATGCCTTGCGCCGGGCGGACGGCTGGCGATCATCGCCTATCACTCGCTGGAGGACCGCCCGGTCAAACATCACTTCCGCGCCCTCGCCCACGAGGGCGGCTTCGTCGCACTGACGCCCCGGGCGCTGCGTCCGCAGGCTTCGGAATGCGCGCACAATCCGCGCGCCCGCAGTGCGCGGCTGCGCGCGATCGAACGGAGCGCGCCATGAGCCGCGCGCGGGTCAGACCCACCCGGCCGCCCTCGCGCCTGGCGCCGGCGCTGCTCGCCGCGCTGGTCGTCGCGCTTGGCTTCGCCACGCTGATGGTGCGCCTGGAGGTGACGCAGGAGGGTTACCGGCTCTCCGCGGTGCGCGCCGCCAATCTCAAGCTCGAGGACGAAAACCGCCAGCTCGGAGTGCGCGCGGCTGAACTTGGTTCGAACGAGCGGCTGCGCGCGCTGGCGCCACGCTTCGGGCTCGAGCCGCCTGCGAGCGGGCAGGTGGTGACACTGCCATGAACGCGCCGTTCAAAAAGCGCCGCGTGCGGATCGGCGCGCTCACGATCACGCTTGGTGCGCTGTTCGTGCTGGTCGCGCTGAGGCTCGCGCTGCTGGTCGCGTTCGACGGGCCGCGCCTCACCTCGCTCGCCCGCCTCGAGCACACCGGCGAGGTCGAGCTGACGGCCCCGCGCGGTCCGATTGTCGATCGCAACGGCGAGGCGCTTGCGCTTTCGGCCGAGACCCGCTCGGTTTACGCGCGCCCGGCGCAATTGCTGGCCGCGAGTACGGCGGC comes from the Candidatus Binataceae bacterium genome and includes:
- a CDS encoding CoA transferase — translated: MGLPLAGIHVIDFGQIFAAPYCTLQLALMGAEVVKIEPPGAGENLRRPDSSPGGVNYSFLMLNANKRSVTLNLKHPRGREIALRLVARADVLVENYTSGVMESFGLGYDDLRNRFPRLVYASAKGYGSDGPWAKLGAMDSTVQASSGFMNVTGYPDRSGVKTPATFIDMGTGSHLASGILAALYHRERSGRGQKVEVAMLDVCVPALTGLIADHLQGRALERLGNRHRNACPSDVYPAADGEVLIFCLNETHWRTIARLMGRAELIDAPRFKDHATRLANVGEVDTLVTQWTRTHRRDELIATLIEQGVPCAPVRSIPEVVADPELARRGMLMESEFPTRGAIKVAGSPVKLSDATPPARPTRRPPVLGEHTAEVLAAIGIGAEELERLRADGVV
- the rsmH gene encoding 16S rRNA (cytosine(1402)-N(4))-methyltransferase RsmH, giving the protein MGLAAESHPGTDRLHVPVMLSEVRALLCDRPRQLVVDATVGTGGHAEALLEAGAGGTLIGMDRDPRALEVAGTRLGRFGARVILRQADFAEVERVLGEAGFAAADAIFADLGMSSYALDDPARGFSFRFEGPLDMRMDPRGELRAYDLVNEEGEDELARIIREFGEERAARRIARAIVEARRRRPLETTTELRALIERAAGGRRHRAIHPATRTFQALRIAVNHELESLRVFLDRAPGCLAPGGRLAIIAYHSLEDRPVKHHFRALAHEGGFVALTPRALRPQASECAHNPRARSARLRAIERSAP
- a CDS encoding family 16 glycoside hydrolase — its product is MSNRSALGRTLLLAVLTFVLAITAGDTTSVAGETRGSTAIVKAATTTDSGAPGASKSWSFDHDRGYLMPGDWTAVSGNWKVLLDMHAPSLPNTLSLPGYGLPRTKAVMLWIDSFFSDTYLLAIPKDSTEYSDLSLQADIKPWGGAWGSYAGLVVRYTDPQDYYVLAAACPKDYVALYRMSGGRLTLIKEAPAELERGRWYALRLDARGDHFSAYLNGKQLFEAQDSGLAKGRIGVWSQNDSRVSFDNVKVTAESAPGA
- a CDS encoding division/cell wall cluster transcriptional repressor MraZ, whose protein sequence is MFGGRFDHTIDDKGRVSIPAQVREALARDNQETVFVTNWVAEHQRCLAVFPPANWTKLVGKASQRASLESSMQAFQMFFIGGAHEVQVDRQGRILIPPRLREYAHLGRDVTFSAMLDHFQLWDKSVLTEVLGKVERQFLEDSELIGKLNL